The Anabaena sp. PCC 7108 region GGTTTTTACTGGTTTTTTGCCAAAAGTCCGGTTGGCCTAGTGATTTCTCGCTCTCAACCTGGTGCGGCTGTATTCATATCAAAGCTGTCACCTGTGATGGTGTCATTACTGGTAAATCCCGAAGGTTTACCAGGATTGGAGCAAAAAGGAGAAATTTCCCAGATTAAAGCTAATCTATTGGCTAAAACTAGCATAGATTATCAAGAAGATATTAAACCTTGGCTGGGAAATGAAATTACATTGGCTGTGACTAGCCCAGATATAGACCGCGATCCAGAAAACGGACTACAATCAGGATATCTGATGGCACTGGCAACAGATAATCCAGCCCAAAGCCGTGAGTTAATCGAGTTGTTGTTTTCCAAACGGTCTTTAGCTGGGGCTAATTTAGCTGTTGAACAATACAAAGGTGTAAAGTTACTGTATGACACCCAAGAAACATCAGCAACAGCGCCAATTCAAACTTCTTTAGCTGGTACGGTTGTTGATAAGTTTGTGTTATTTGCTAATGATGCTCAAGTGCTGCGAGAAGCTATTAATAACGTCCAAGCACCGGATTTGAATTTAACAAGTTCTCCCGAATATCAAAAAGCTACTCAACAAATACATCAAGATGCTGTAGCTGTAACTTTCTTAAATCTGCCTGAAGTTGCCAATTGGCAAGGGTTAGAACTGGCAGAATCTACTTATAGTAGTCAAATTCTATCTTTAGTTTTAAATCCCCAAGGATTGCTGGTAGAAAGCACATTTTTGACATCTACAGAAGTTACCTCCTCATCTCCATCACTATCTAAACCTGTGGGAGCATTAGATTATATTCCAGCATCAGCAGGTTTGGTAATTTCTGGGGCGAATTTGAATAATTTACCTAACAGCGATTTAGCAAAACTGTGGAGACAGGGAACAGCAACAATATATGGTTCATCAGCAGAGGCTATTTCTCGCTGGTTAAAACCTTTGGTAGATGTAGAGAAAGATTGGGGTGTAAATTTTAGTGAGGATATTTTTAGTTGGGTAGTGGGAGAATATGCGATCGCCACCCTCACTGAAGATAGCGCAATTTTACCCAAAGAAGGAAATGCCACCCCCAATTGGGTGTTTGTGGTGGAAAAAACACCCCAGTTAGTAGAAGGTATAGCTCGTTTAGATAAAATAGCCAGTAGCAAAGGCTTAAATGTGAGTTCCCTCAGCCTCAAACAGCAAACAGTTTATGCTTGGACAGAATTAAAAGCCATTAGTCAGGATGAATTAGCCCTTAGCGTCGAGGCCAAAATTCAGGGAGTGCATACAAACCAGGGTAATTATGAGATTTTTACCTCTGACTTAAAGACGATGGATAAAGTCTTGACTAGCAAGGAAAAATCCTTAATTGATAATCCCAAATTTCAAGATACAATCAGCGCTATTCCCCACATCAACCAAGGCTATATCTATATTGACTGGAAAAAAAGCCACAAACTTCTGGAACGTCAGCTTCCCTTACTTAAATTCGTGGAAGTTTTAGGCAAACCACTATTTAAGAATCTGCGATCGCTTACAGTTAGTAGTTATAGCCGTGAGTCAGGGACATTAAAAGGTGGCGCATTCTTTCAGCTTCATCGCTCTTAATTTCTCTATTTTCATCTTCAATAGGACTAAAGCTGCGTGTCACACTCAAAATCTGTTGTAGGGTGCGTCAGATATCAATAATCTAGTTATTTGCAGGATTTATGCAGTCTGACGCACCCTACCAATGTGCCAGTTGCGTAAGTCCTGTTCAACTCAAATTAGATGGGTTGAGAAGCAGAGTTTCTGAATATTTACTAAATCAAAAATGCTATTTGCATCATACGTAGAAGTGATGCAGATAGTACCAAATTGATCTTTTGATCTTTTGTACATAAAATTAGTAGATACAGTCACAAAAAAATTATCTGGGAAGGATAGCATGAAAAATTTTCGCTTCTGGCTTCAATTTCGAGGTAGCTGGTTATTGGCTATGATGACCGCTATGATAGTTACACCCGTAGCAGCCCAGACAGCAAATTTTGGAACTATCAAACTATCACCAGGTTTTGAACCAGTAAAAGGAAAAGGAATTGGCTATACAGGGGGTTCTTATTCCTTATCTGCAATGAGCAACCGTGATCGGGATAAAAAAGTTTGTATTGGGTTTGGAGATCCAAATCCTGATCACATCCTCGTTTTAGAAAAAGACTTTGACAACCTGAAAATATTAATCAACAGTGGTGTTGATACAACGTTGTTCATTAAAGGTCGAGACGATGGGATTATCCGTTGTGGAGATGACACTGGTAGAAATAAAGATGCAAGTGTGATTGATAAGCAATGGAGAAGTGGCACTTATTTGATTTGGGTAGGTACATTTTATCCTGGACTCAAACGTAACTACACTTTGACAGTAGAGCAATAATTGGTGATTGGTGATTGGTGATTGGTGATTGGTGATTGGTAATTGGTAATTGGTGATTGGTAATTGGTGATTGGTAATTGGTGATTGGTGATTGGTGATTGGTAATTGGTGATTGGTAATTAAGTTTTTCCCTGTCCCCGTGTCTCCGTGTCTCCCCATCTCCGCGTCTCCCTATCCCCGCGTCTCCATCTCCCCGCGTCCCCCCATCTCCCCGCGTCCCCGCGTCTTCCCATCTTCTTAATTCCTTAGTTCCCAAGTAACTGTAAAATGGGAAAGTAGCTCGCTATGCTGTCCAAGGGTACTATCTCGATGCTCTCTATACTACGTGCCGATTTTCGCATCATCTTTGAACGTGACCCAGCTGCCCGGAATTGGTTGGAGGTCTTGTTTTGCTATCCAGGTTTGCAAGTCCTCATATTTCACCGCTTTGCTCACTGGTTGCGTAGTATTGGTATTCCCTTTTTTCCCCGCTTGATTTCTCACATGGCGCGGTTTTTAACCGGTATTGAAATTCACCCAGGGGCTGTAATTGGTCAAGGAGTCTTTATTGACCACGGAATGGGAGTAGTAATTGGGGAAACAGCCATTATCGGCAACTACGCGCTGATTTATCAAGGTGTCACCCTAGGGGGAACAGGTAAAGAAAGCGGCAAACGTCACCCCACATTAGGCGAAAATGTTGTCGTTGGTGCAGGTGCAAAAGTTTTAGGAAATATCGAAATTGGTGATAATGTCCGCATTGGTGCTGGTTCAGTCGTGTTAAGAAATGTACCATCTAGCTGTACAGTTGTCGGCGTACCTGGACGTATCATCTACCGTTCGGGAGTGCGGGTTGCACCTCTAGAACACAGCAATTTACCGGATTCAGAAGCTCAAGTAATTCGTGCCTTAGTTGATCGCATTGAAGCACTAGAAGAACAAATCCAATCTCTGCAAACCCCTGCAAAAACTCCGGTTTTAGTCGGTCAATTCATTCAAGAAAATCAATTACCAAAAGAACACAACTTTTGTAATCTCAGAGATAAAAAGATTCAGGAATTCTTTGATGGTGCAGGAATATAGAAAAGAGACAAGGGAGTAGAGGGTACGAAAACCGTATTACATTCTACTTCCTGTTGAACACCAAAAATTAAAATTACGGGTTTATGGCTTCAGTCAACCATTCTTGGTTTTCATTGCGGTGATAAACCCATCTATTTTGTGGCTCACCCCGCAATTCTAAATGATCTACTTGTACTGGTTCAAGTAATAATAAACAAAAATTTTCTCCTGGTTGAATAGTGTCTGGTGGTGGTGGTGTAAAAGCTTCTGGTGTTTGTACTCTCAGATCACCAGGAGTAGGCCAAACAAATTGTAACCTAGCGGCATCACTCAATTCTTGCCACATTTTGATTCTCGCAGGTTGTAAATCTAAGTGAGAATCAGCAGTTACCAAAGTTAATTCTCCAGTAATCCGAAATTGTTCTCTTGTTTTAGGAAAATACCAACAAACTTCCGCTGCTGACTGTTTTGATATTTGTTCAGCTTTTGCACTACGGATATCGGTAATAAATTTGATCTGGTTGGTGTCGTCTAGAAAGCCCCGAAAAACAACGGTACGATTAGCAGGAAAACCATTTTCCCTAACCGTTGCTAGTTGTAAGTAACGAGCATAAACAAGGCTACGATTACGATGAAGGGCATGATTAATAATAGTTCGCCAAGGTGCGAGAGACATTTTTAATTGAGATTGAACGCGGATGCACGCAGATAAACGCGGATAAAGACAGATAAATCAATGGATTTCAGAATTATGTGCAACCTCAGATAAAATTGGTATTAGTAGGAGTCTTATTAATTGTACGGTAATCCGCATTATTGCCAGCAATCTCCACCAAAAATCATCTCTAATATTCTTCATTGCGGCTGACAATTAGATATAGGCCGCCAAGAACGTTGAGAAAATTGACCTGTAGGTTCATAAGCCAAAAGTGTCACTTCTCCCTTTTCATTCATTACCCAACCCCTCGCCAGCACAACTTCAGTAGAAGGTGAGAGTAAAGAAGAATTTGCTATCATCTCTTTCTTATTTCCTTCCTCTATATTTCTTCTGTCACCTGTCACCTGTTCCCTATCACCTTCTGCCTCCACCCAAGCAAACTGCTGATAATTACCGCTTAGAGCATCATTAGGACTTGGTGGTACTCCTCCCCTTCCAGTAATAGAAAATTCGCTTCCTGCCCCTCTTGTGCAGGGATTAGCAGCAATTAAAGTATTAGGATCAACGACATTTTGGGGGATTTCTACTAATCCTTGGGCGGGATTTACCCCAGAGGTGCTAAAAGTAACAGTGCCTTGTAAAGAAGCACCTGATACTTGAGAAATAGCAGCGATGTCACTTGTAGTCAGTAGAGATGTGGGACTGACCTGTAAAGTAGCAAATTGGTCATCGGTCAGTCCTAAACGCTCTCTAACTTGTTCTCGACTAACTGCTGTAAAACCAAATATATTTGGGACATTAACCGTAACTTTACCACCTTGGGCTGTACGAGCATTGGCTGTGATGTCGCTATTTTCCTGGGGAAATGCTAAGAGGATGTCACTATTGATATTGATGTTACCGCCGTCAAAACTACCAGCATCGGTTGTGATGGTACTGGCTTGACGTAATTGTATATCTTTCGCAGTGATGTTAATGTTTCCGCCACCACCTGCTTCGGTACTACCATTAATGCTACCTTTGTGATTGAGAGCGATCGCATCAGCAACAATATTAATACTCCCAGCTTTCCCTGTTCCTAAACCCTGCACATTAATTGTGGACTCATTCTGCACAAGTAATTGCTGAACATTGAGATCTAATGAACCTGCATTTGCTGTAGCGTTGGCATTAGTGAAATCACCGACAATCCCCACAGAAGCTTGGATTCTACTATTTAATTCCCCTGGATTCTGAATCCCTAAAAGCTGGACACGCCCAGCATCAATGGTAATATTTCCGGCATCACCTTTACCTAAAGAAGCTGCCGAAATTATCCCCCCATTCTCAAGAGTCAGCAGAGGTGTAGAAAGGTAAATATCACCTCCGCGACTGTTAGTATAAGTGTCAGCACTGAGAAAACTAACACTCTTTCCCCCGTTAGCTAAAACCCCAGAAACACCACTCAGTTCTACCGATTCCGTGGCTTTAATTGTTAAATTCCCTCCCAGTCCCCCCGTCGAATTCAGGAGAACATTACCGATAGCCACACCACTGGTTAAGGTAATTCCCGCACCTTCAGAAATCAGTAATCGTTTAGTATCAATAGTAATATCCCCAGCTTTGCCAGTTGCACCAAAAGAAGTTGTCCCAATTAGGGTTTGTGAAACACTTCCAGCCGGAGTACGTAATACTTCTACTGATTCAGAGGCTTGAATATTGATATTTCCTGATACCCCTTCACCACGATTTAAACTAGCCAAACTAGAACCGTCACGCACTATCAACTGTTCTGAATTAATAGAAATGTCTCCTCCTGTACCAGTACTTCCGCGTAGATTACCGCTATTAATTCCAGAACTAACTAATTCTACAACCTTGGCATGGATGTTGAGTTCTCCCCCATTTTGAGAGCTATAAGTTCCACCTCCTATGGCTACTCCATTTTCTAATAATAAATTGCCAGTATCAATTGTCATGTTTCCAGCAAGACCTGTACTAAAGGTACTACTACTCAAAACAATTGGTAAATCAAAAGTATTTATTATTCCAGTAATTAGATATGTAGCTATCAAGTTTTGCAGACTAGGAAACCCCACACCACTGAATTCTACAGCCTCTTTAGTGCGAATATTTAAAGCCCCTCCTGCACCCTCACCATAGGTTGTAGTGGATATTTTTGATCCTTCCTGAGCGCGAAATTTTTGAGCATTGATATTTATGCCTTTTCCAGGTAAATTTCCTAGGGTTAAGGCAAAAATTTGGGAACTATTTAAAAGAAGATTATCACCTTGTAAGTTTATTTGACCACCACCAATACCGCTGGTATTAATCAGTGAATTATTGGTTATTTGAATATTGCCAAAATTTTGAATATTATCATAATTGACAGTGACATTTTGCGGAGTAAAACTCAAATTAACTAAGCCAGAACTAGCTACACTACCCAAAATAATTTGTCCGTTATTAGCAGTTAAATTACCATTGTCAAGTTGAATATTCCCACCAAGTAATGCTAAAGTTTGACCATCATCTACAGCGAAACCAAGATGATTATCTATAGGGATAGTTTCAGGTAAGGGAGGTAAATTTAATATTCCTATAGCTTGTGATTGATTAATAATTGTCCCCGGATGATCTCTAAATCTCAACCCCACAGGAATATTCACAGTTAATAGAGGTGTTTGAGGATTATTACTACTAAATTCAAAGCCGTTATTAAATACCACACTGTCGGCTGTAGAAGCAAAAAATGAACCCCGTAAATCTAATTGGGCATTTTTTCCAAAAACAATTCCTTGGGGATTTAATAAAAATAAATTAGCATTTCCCAAAACTCCTAATGTTCCCAAAATATTGCTAGGATTACTACCTGTCACGCGGGTAAAGATATTGGTGATATTATGAGGATTTGTGAAATAAACTGCTTTTCCTTCACCAACATTGAATTCTTGGAAACTATGAAATAAGCTAGAACTACGAATTGCTCCCCCTGCAATATTATCAGATAGTGAATTATTGATAATCTGGGATTTTTCTGAACCTAGAGTATCATCTGGGATGATTTGCGCTAAAGCTGGAAAGGGAATCAGGAAATAGATAAAAAATAAAAAGAAAGATTTTTTAGTCATTTGCTTAAGTTGTTTTAAATATTGATATATTGATATCAATTTGATTATATATATTCAATCCCAACTGTTATTTAAGGTTGTCTAAAATGAAGTCACATTTCCCAAGCGAGTAAAACGGATTTCAATTCTTCGTCGTTTCACATCGTCTGTACGGGCTATCCCTGCAAATTGTCCATTTGGTAATATTAACTGTGCCGCAGAATAAGCACGAAATGAGAGTCCTCGCAGTCTACCTTCCTTTTTTTGAATATCACGCAATACCTGGACAACTGACAAAGCACGCATTAATCCTAAATCAGCATTAGAAGCTGCTTGTAGTTTACCTACTGATAAACTACCACTAGCTACTTTTTCTAAATTTACATCTAAATTACTGACTACATTACCATTAGGTTGTCCGTCAGTGTGTCCAATTATTTCTATAACATTAATACCATATTGTTTAGTTCTAGTTTCTATTTCTGGTACTATTTGTTGCAAGATGTAATTTGACATTTTTGGGGGCATTTCTGCGCTACCGGAAGCAAATCTATAATCTCCTTGATCTTTTATGATTATGATTGGTGGTGTATCTGTTGATTGTTTTTTTTGCTTGATTTGGGTTTGCAAATATTTTACTTGTTGCTCTAATTGTTTGATTTTTACAGCTAAATTAACTGAATTTTTAACAGGTTTATTTTGATCTTTAGTAATTTGTGATATGATAATAGTTAGAAATAAAAATAAAACTAATATCATAAACGCATTAGACATCAAATCAGTAAATGCTTGCCAAACATTTAAATCTTCATTATGTTCAGTATATCGTGAACGACGAGCCATAAGTTAAATGTGTTTGTGAATATGAATCATTTCTAATCAATCTGATTTACTTAGCTATTCAATTTCTTGTTTGAATCTAGCAATAGAATTTTTCGTATCATAAAGATTTTTATTACATTCCTGAAGATTAGCGATAATCCTTTGAAAACCTTGGGTATTGATACCTGTTTGTTTATCAATTCCTTTAATCATGGTATTACTAACAGTTTGGTACTCGGAAATCAGTTGAGAATTATTATTTTGTAATGATTTCATCAAATCTGATTGAAGGTTAGCAAATTCCAGGCTAAATTGGTGGACATAGGTTTCAATATTATTTACAAAAGTTTGAATTTGTTGATTATTACTATCTAATTGATTAGATACACTGGCAATGGTAAAATTAACTTCCGATATGTGTGTTTTCCCAGTTTCTAACAACTGATTGATAACGGTTATTAATTCACCCAAACTATTAACTTTATCACTCACCCTCTGCTCTAAATCATCCAGTTTTTTCACCGCTTTTTGATAACTGTTAGCTCCTTTCTGAAGTTGAGGAATAATTTCACCAAGATAATTTTGGTTAGATTGATGTAAATCTAATACTTGAATTGAACTTTGATTAATACTCTTGATATCATTTGCTAAAGTCATTAAAGCATAACTACAGTTCTGAACTTCAATTAAAACAGTTTGAATCAATTCTGTTGTTGTGGCTAAACTTGCAGCTGACTGGGAAAATTTTTGCTGTGTATTACTCAAATCTACTGTAGCTAATGATAATTGTAGAGGAAACTGACTTTGATTAAAAGTTTCAGCGGACTGTTTAAATATTTGAGATGTTGCATTTAATTCTGACATTGAATTTTCAAACTCATAAGCAGCACGAGATATAGTTCCAGCAGCGTCTGTAAATTTTTCATAAACTTGTCTAGCTAAATCTGTAGTTTCTTTATTTCCGTCAGCAATTTGTTGTGCTACTTTTCCCATAGATTGTTCCACAGCTTCGCGCACTGTTTCGCCAAAATTTGTTAAAAATTCATCCTGCTGGGATACCATTCTATTCACTATTCTATCAAGACGAGCATCACCTTGGACTTCAGGAAGATAAATATTATCTAAATAATCTTCTAAAGAACTAATCAGCCGATATTTAGCAAGTCCAGCATTAAATATAAAATTGACTACTGTTAACAAAGCACTGAAAAATAGTCCTGTTAAACTAGTAGTAAATGCAATACTCATTCCTTCTAATGGTTTCTTTAATTCAGTAACTAAATTGCTGACATCATTAGCATTAGTTTGATTAATCGTTTGACTAAGGGTAGATAAATTAATGGTGATACCTAAAAAAGTTCCCAGTAATCCAAACGCTAACAGTAAATTTGGCAGAATCCGACATAAATAATCTATTTGTTCACAGGTAAATCCCTTAATTTTTTCCTGACTATAAATTTGATCTATTAATGCTCCTGTATTTACCTGTTCTAATTGTTTACTAGCTTGCTGAAATCTATCTTCTAATATTTCAACAATTTTCGGTTGTTCTCCCCTTACTCCTGTCTTGATTAATCTTTGGACTTTATTAGTTAAAACTATCAAATAGCGGTAAAGAGATATGCGAAGAATAATAGTAACTATAGATGGGATGATAACCAGAAAAAGAGTGATAAAAATTAAGTAAGGTGGTAGTGGTGGCATAAAAATTACCTTTGGTAGTGCAGGAAGATTGTGAAAAGTGGGTAGATATGAACTACCCATAAAAAAGGCTATACTAGGTGAGATATTTCTCGACTATTTTTTGCATTTGTATCTCATAATATTCTTGAGGAATCAAGTTATTATCAAACAATTCTTTTAAACGTGCTAATTCTGAACGTAATTTGTCTTGATTATTGTTATTTTCTAGAGGAGAACTAGGAACTATTTCCCCAACAATAGCTTTTTGAGTTCCTGTATTGTTTCTGGGTGGAAGTGAATTTTGATTTCTAAATCTTGCTTCCATCTTCTTCCAAAAACGATTTATTACTCCTTCCCTAACTGTTGGTTGTATCTTGTCAGGTGACACATAGACTTTTTGGATATGGGGAAAATTAGGACTATCTTTGGGTATTTGCTTGAGCTTATCTGGAAAATGACGCAGTTTCGGTAGATATTCATTTTCCCATAGTTTCGGATTATTTTGCATTTCCGAAATTACATCATCTAAAATCTTCTGTAAAGTATCCGCCATATTGCGATTATTTGCCAAATCTTCTAAAGATTGCATCCAGTTTGCACTCACCGCAGCAGTATAATAACTATCTTGGAACGAGTCATAATGTTGAAACTCTAATTCTTGAGTTTCGTAATTTGCTGTTAATAATTCCAATGCTAAACAAGGATAAAAAATATTCTCCACTTCTTCCATTTTTCCTGCATTAGGTGGGATAATATCAGGAAAGGAAGTGTAATAGTCATTATGCAAGAAATATTTGCCAGAATTTTGTTCTCGTAAATATGGGTTTCTCATTCTTTCCAAATTACTAATTAATCTCAAAGGAAATGCACCATACTCATTCACAAATAAAATTTCATCATCTGCTTGCATTGGTTTTAAAACAGTGTTTGAAACTCCTAAATCTTGAGTGAGTAAAGTTTTAAACTGTTTCACTTCTAATTCATCTGTATCTTTATATCCTACTAATTTACTACTTTTAGCAGGATCATCTCGGAAATAAGGATCATTCAAATTTAAACGCAGCAAAGGTTGAGCTTCCTGCATAATTTGTGCTAAACGAGTTGAACGTGCAGCTAAGGAGTATTTTTGCATGAAGCGTTTAATCACAGAAGTAACAATATTGCTACCTCGAAAAGCAAATAAACTATCAATTTTCAGATCAATTTCTTGTTTTAGCTGAGAGTGAGTAGTGCGTTCCATATTCAGGAAAAATGCCAAAGATGCTCCTCTGCCAGTTTCTTCGGTAAGTGCTGAACTTGCTAAGACTAATTGAGGACGAACATCATTTTCTGGTAAGATTGTTTGATGACAAAGTTCTATATCCTCACTATCAAAAATTGCTTCTCCACTCATTTCATCAAAATTCAACTGTTTTAATTCTTGTTCCTCCTTCTCATAAGCACTTTGTAAGTCTTCTACTAAACTGCTAAAAGCAGCAACTTGTTTTTCTCTTTCTTGAACGTGCTTTTGTAACTGATTAACAATTTTCAGTGTTTCTTGTAAAACTGTTAAATTAAAATTATGCCTGATCAGTTTACAAACTTCCTGAATTACCTTTTTACATTCTTCTTGAAATTGGCTATTCTTTAAATTGCCAATCAGCATAAATTTATTTTCCAGTTCTTCAATTATTTGATCAGTGTTATCCCACTTTCTTTCTACATCCTCTATGCGTTTCATTCCCCCAAAATCAGTTATTGATTCTTGCAAATCACGTTGATATTTATGCAATTCATGTTGCAGTGCTTCTAACCAGTTACGGCTGTTTTTAATAGAAAAGTTAGCTTCTATTGGTGTAAGTAGCTGAATCAAATAATCATCAATGTTGGTGCTAAGTTCTTTGATAATTTTAGGAGCAGCTTGTATTAATTTGGTCAACCAATAACCGCGAATACTTTCAGTTTCTCCTGGTTGTACAGTACGGAACTGTTTATAAAATTCTGTCGCTAACTGTTGCCGTACATTTGCGCGATCATCCTTAGTTTTACATTCAGAGATTAACTTTGATAATTTATTTTGCCAAGTTTTGATACTATTACTAAAAGTCTTATTAGATTCTTCTACAGATTCCGCTAATTTATTAATTAATCCATCTCGTTTTACTAAATCATTATGCCAATGATTTTGAATCAAAAATTGCTCTAATAAGTTTGCAGGATCAGGGCTTTGACCTTCACCATTTAACCAAAATTTGACTAATTCTGAACCGACTTTTGTTAAGGCTATTTGAATGATCGTATCACGAGGAAAATAAATCGCTGATAGTCCAAATGTTAAGTATCTTTGGCTATTAGGGCGTGGATGATCATCATTCTTGATTAGATGTTCTTGCAAATTATCTCTGTTGCTTTTGACAGATGCTGCTAATTCACCAGAAAATTCTAAAGCAATTTTATGAGCAATTACATTACATAGCTTACCTTGTGTAAGTATTGAATATTCTCCTAGTGTTTGATTACTTACTAAATAAGTATATTCAAATGGTGAACGTTGTTCTTGTACAGAAACTAAATTTTGAGTATCATAACAAGCTTCAAATTTTGTGCCAGGAGAACTATAGTAATTGAGTTCTTTAAGGGCAGCATAAGTGTTAGAAATCATGCTCGTTGTATTACCATACAATTCTGGACTAATGACTAAATAGCCAAAAATGCAAGCGCCTTGTTCACCATAAATATTTCTCAGACTATAAGCAACATCTAAAAACATTCCGCTTCCTGTGCCACCACAAAGAGAACCGACCACAAAAATATTTAATCCTGCTTTTATTTCTAAACCTGATTGCAATAATAAAGATTCATGTCCTCTCGTCTTTTTTTCGGCTGTTTCAATGGCTACTTGAATTTTTTGGTAGTTGTGGAAAAAAGCCAGTCGTCCCACAGGTCTAATACCTTTTGCACCGTCTTCAATTGCTCTAACGTCTCGCAATAACTGAGGAGGAAACCAGATCCCAATATGGTCATAAGGTCCATAACTACTATATTCTGAACGCCGTTCTAGTCCTTCTACAAACATGGTGACATCTTTAGATGACATGGTAGCACCGACTTTTTCAGATTCTTTAAAACTTAAATCAACGCCATGATATGTACTCCCAGTTCTAATACCTGTGACTTGGGTTGCAGCTTTATCTGTGTCAATATGAACGAAACTAACAATTGGTAAATTATTTAAATCTCCATAGCGGTCAACAAGTAACCTTCTAATTCGCATTAAAACATCTCTACCAGTTCCACCTAAACCGATACAAATTGTGCGATTAATTCCTCTAGATTGGGTTTCGTTTGCAGATGCTTGAGTCATGGTTTTTCCTTGAATACTATTTTTTAATTTTGATAGAAATCTCGTGATCGCGTTGGCGTTTATCTGGACAATTTAGTGTAAAATTAGAACTAGAGATAAGAGTCCGTGATGTAATTTTTTTGTTGTTAAGTTCAATTTTTGCATCTTCCTTTGGCACTAAATAAAGCTTTTCTCCTTTACGTTCTAAATATGCTTTAATGTCTCCACCTCTAAAGTCAATAGAATGTATACAGCTAGAATCATCTTCACCAATTGCGATTTTTTTATGATTTGCTAATCTACATATTTTTTCTTCATCTTCTCCATCATCTTCTAACTTGATTCGCACTTCCCATTTTTTTTGTAGTCTGGCAAATCTGAATATACTCCAAATTCCGGATACCAATATTAATAATAAAATGAAACTGGGAAGCCATAGCTGTTTAATTAAATAAGGATTAACTAAACAAGTTTCTTGATTTCCTGGTGCTGGTGTACAAAATTCTTGAACTGTAGAGTTAATGTCTATTACAGATAGTTTATAATCTTTATTATCTTGGTTTTTAATAATAAGCGATCGCTCTTTTAAATGTAAAGATTGAATCCAATTTTGTCGCTCTTGACTTTCCGTAGATTCTGCTATTCTAAAAGGACTATTAGCAGGAGTTTCTATCCAAATTTGGGAAGTAATTCCTGGTTTAGTCAATAATGGTGCATCAGTAATCCAAACAACTGACTGCGGCTTAATTGGTTGATTTTTTGAGAGGCGATTTTGATTAATCTGTGCTATGGCT contains the following coding sequences:
- a CDS encoding tubulin-like doman-containing protein, which codes for MTQASANETQSRGINRTICIGLGGTGRDVLMRIRRLLVDRYGDLNNLPIVSFVHIDTDKAATQVTGIRTGSTYHGVDLSFKESEKVGATMSSKDVTMFVEGLERRSEYSSYGPYDHIGIWFPPQLLRDVRAIEDGAKGIRPVGRLAFFHNYQKIQVAIETAEKKTRGHESLLLQSGLEIKAGLNIFVVGSLCGGTGSGMFLDVAYSLRNIYGEQGACIFGYLVISPELYGNTTSMISNTYAALKELNYYSSPGTKFEACYDTQNLVSVQEQRSPFEYTYLVSNQTLGEYSILTQGKLCNVIAHKIALEFSGELAASVKSNRDNLQEHLIKNDDHPRPNSQRYLTFGLSAIYFPRDTIIQIALTKVGSELVKFWLNGEGQSPDPANLLEQFLIQNHWHNDLVKRDGLINKLAESVEESNKTFSNSIKTWQNKLSKLISECKTKDDRANVRQQLATEFYKQFRTVQPGETESIRGYWLTKLIQAAPKIIKELSTNIDDYLIQLLTPIEANFSIKNSRNWLEALQHELHKYQRDLQESITDFGGMKRIEDVERKWDNTDQIIEELENKFMLIGNLKNSQFQEECKKVIQEVCKLIRHNFNLTVLQETLKIVNQLQKHVQEREKQVAAFSSLVEDLQSAYEKEEQELKQLNFDEMSGEAIFDSEDIELCHQTILPENDVRPQLVLASSALTEETGRGASLAFFLNMERTTHSQLKQEIDLKIDSLFAFRGSNIVTSVIKRFMQKYSLAARSTRLAQIMQEAQPLLRLNLNDPYFRDDPAKSSKLVGYKDTDELEVKQFKTLLTQDLGVSNTVLKPMQADDEILFVNEYGAFPLRLISNLERMRNPYLREQNSGKYFLHNDYYTSFPDIIPPNAGKMEEVENIFYPCLALELLTANYETQELEFQHYDSFQDSYYTAAVSANWMQSLEDLANNRNMADTLQKILDDVISEMQNNPKLWENEYLPKLRHFPDKLKQIPKDSPNFPHIQKVYVSPDKIQPTVREGVINRFWKKMEARFRNQNSLPPRNNTGTQKAIVGEIVPSSPLENNNNQDKLRSELARLKELFDNNLIPQEYYEIQMQKIVEKYLT
- a CDS encoding VWA domain-containing protein, producing the protein MNITKILPGQPLTDTQKNGLQLVSLLGGGKRDVVLAIDVTESVGLNDQGRIRLRQIVEDSLKPGDSVYIVPFAQDLVFDEVISLENPLGTPIYFSNKNIENIDKVLAKIPFNYDPNRYGTDIQRAELTVYQAIAQINQNRLSKNQPIKPQSVVWITDAPLLTKPGITSQIWIETPANSPFRIAESTESQERQNWIQSLHLKERSLIIKNQDNKDYKLSVIDINSTVQEFCTPAPGNQETCLVNPYLIKQLWLPSFILLLILVSGIWSIFRFARLQKKWEVRIKLEDDGEDEEKICRLANHKKIAIGEDDSSCIHSIDFRGGDIKAYLERKGEKLYLVPKEDAKIELNNKKITSRTLISSSNFTLNCPDKRQRDHEISIKIKK